GGTCCGACACTTTCATCATCGTTGCTTTCATGTGCAGCGATAAAAGAACGTCTTTCTCTTTTGCGTCAGCAATTTCTTTTTCAAAGAAATCAACTAGCGCTTTTTTCTTCATTACTGCGCAATCTATGATTTCCTGATCTTGCAGAGCAAATGGTGCTTTCAGCTCTTTCACAGAACCATCAGCAGCAGCAAATTCGATTTTAACTTCGGTCGCACCATCCACCGTGTGAGACTTTTCACTACCAAAGAAATCACTATCTGACATGCTTGATACATGCGACTTAGAGTCTTTCGACCATGCGCCCATTGAATGTGGATTTTTCTTGGCGTAATTCTTTACTGACTGAGGGGCACGACGATCTGAGTTACCTTCACGTAGTACAGGGTTTACTGCACTGCCTTTAATTTTGTCGTAAGTCGCTTTAATAGCTTCTTCTTCATAAGTGCTTGGCTCTTCAGGGTAGTTAGGCAGATTGTAGCCTTTGTCCTGAAGTTCTTTGATTGCTGCTTTAAGCTGTGGGATAGAAGCAGAAATATTCGGCAATTTAATGATGTTAGCCTCTGGCGTCTTTGCCAGCTCACCCAGCTCCGATAGAGCGTCACCAATGCGTTGTTCTTCAGTCAAATGCTCTGGGAAGTTTGCAATAATACGCCCAGCTAGAGAGATATCACGAGTATCAACATCAATACCAGATGAAGCCGTGAAAGACTGAATGATTGGTAGCAGTGAATACGTTGCTAGTGCAGGAGCTTCATCAGTGATGGTGTAAATAATTGTAGGTTTTTCTGTAGGCATGAAATTTCCCTATTGTTCTTACAAAGTCCGTCGGATGAACGGCTTTGGGTTGTGTGTCCGCTAACAAGTTTGATTTGTCATCCCCTCACTTGTTGCGATTTTATTGTCTCTTTTGTTTTTTCCTTACGTTTTTTGTTTGAAGCGTAAGATCCATGAGAACTGTACTTTTATAATTAAACAAAATCGGAGGAATAGTCTATTATCTTGTGCACCAATCCTGTTTTCGGGCGCGCACATCATAGCCTAAAATGGGTGGCTTTGAAAATTTTCGCCCACACTTCGTTTACATTTTTGCAAGGTAGTTAACATGTCAACACGCTCACGCCGTGAGTCCTCCTCGCCCTCTTCACGTTCACATAAGCCCGGTTTTAAACGCCCAGCTTCGACCAATAAAACCAAACATCATTCATCAAAGAACCGTAAAAAGCCGGCGAGTACTAAGCCTAAAATAGCCCCTGAAGATCGCAAGGTGATCGTGTTTAATAAACCTTTCGATACTTTGAGCCAATTTACTGGTGGCGAAGGCCGAAAAACACTCGCTGACTTTATCCCAGTCAAAGAGGTTTATGCGGCAGGAAGACTCGATAGAGATAGCGAAGGCCTAATGGTGCTGACTAATGATGGTATCTTGCAAGCCAAATTGACTCAACCAAAGTCTAAGTCACCGAAAACGTATTGGGTGCAAGTTGATGGGGCACCGTCAGAGTCTGATCTCGATAAGTTGAGGAAGGGTGTTGAGCTTAAAGATGGCATGACTCTACCAGCAAAAGTTGAAGTGATGGCAGAGCCCAGTGTATGGGAGCGCACCCCGCCTGTTCGCTTTAGGGCCAATATTCCGACCACTTGGCTGGCTATCACCATTATTGAAGGAAGAAACCGTCAGGTTCGCCGCATGACGGCTAATATTGGCTTCCCAACCCTACGTCTAATTCGATATTCAATGGGCGATATTACGCTGGGTGAATTGCAGCCAGGTGAATGGAAAGAAATCATGATCTAAATGCGGGCACGATGACTCCGCACATACAAAAACGGCGCTTCAATCCAAGCGCCGTTTCCTCTAAATGATACCGCTAACCACTACTCATCTATATTTCTTCTTTCACTTGCTAGAGCAATCGCAAGCTCTTCAAGTGCAGCTGGGTTTGCAACACTTGGTGCATCGGTAAGTAGACACGCCGCGGCTGTTGTTTTAGGGAACGCGATAACATCACGGATATTCTCTGTACCACATAGCAGCATAACCAGACGATCTAGGCCGAATGCAAGACCTGCATGTGGAGGCGTACCAAATTTCAGAGCGTCTAGTAAGAAGCCAAACTTAAGCTGCTGTTCTTCTGCATCGATACCAAGAATATCAAACACCGCTGCCTGCATTTCTGCGTTGTGAATACGAACAGAACCACCACCAACTTCGTAGCCGTTGATAACCATATCGTAAGCATTTGAGTTCGCTGCTGCTGGGTTTGCTTTCAATTCTTCAGCATTCACACCTAATGGAGAAGTGAATGGGTGGTGCATTGCGTGCAGGTTGCCTTCATCGTCTTCTTCGAACATTGGGAAGTCAACAACCCATAGCGGAGCCCATGCGTTCTCGTCTGTTAGTTCAAGGTCTTTACCCAGTTTCAGACGCAGTGCACCCATTGCTTCTGCAACTGTGTTCGCTTTATCTGCACCGAATAGAATGATGTCGCCAGATTCAGCTTGAGTGCGATCCAGAATACCGTTAATCACATCTTCATTTAGGAATTTAGCCACTGGAGATTGGATACCTTCCATGCCAGCTGCACGGTCGTTAACCTTCATCCATGCCAGACCTTTCGCACCGTAGATGCCAACGAACTCACCGTAACCATCA
This sequence is a window from Vibrio coralliilyticus. Protein-coding genes within it:
- a CDS encoding pseudouridine synthase, which translates into the protein MSTRSRRESSSPSSRSHKPGFKRPASTNKTKHHSSKNRKKPASTKPKIAPEDRKVIVFNKPFDTLSQFTGGEGRKTLADFIPVKEVYAAGRLDRDSEGLMVLTNDGILQAKLTQPKSKSPKTYWVQVDGAPSESDLDKLRKGVELKDGMTLPAKVEVMAEPSVWERTPPVRFRANIPTTWLAITIIEGRNRQVRRMTANIGFPTLRLIRYSMGDITLGELQPGEWKEIMI